TACCAAACTAGAGCTCGTGTGAGTTAAGTAAGAGAGCAGTTAAAGAGAGATATGGTCTTATCATGTACCTGCACCGTTTGTGTCAACGAGCTTCTCCTTGGGGAGAAGGATGACTGGGTACTTCTTCACCTTTCCATCCTCGGCGACAACCACTGGATCTGCGCCTTGTGTGATTACAGTGGTTCTCTTGTATGTTCCGGTGGCTTTAGGCAACTGAGAGATCTTGATTGCTATTTGCTCAACATCATCGGTCTGTATAAAACACAACCAAAAGTGATTAGCAAACAAAACTGTCTTTGTTAAAACCAAAGGGTGAAACTATGACAGTTACCTCCCAGCCGTGAACCCTGGAGAAGGTTCTTGCCTCAGTCTCATTGCCAAAAACATAGTCCATGTACCTGGTCCAAGCAAGATATTAGATTCTTGCTTTAGGAAACTATAAGATGGAATAAGATTAGGGTGATGCTTACGGCAGACACTTCACTTGAACGTCTTTGAAAAATTCACAAATGAATGGAGCAGAAAGGTTCATTGTGAACACCTGTCAGTTAAGTAAGAATCCATCATCAGAGATCTTTCATATTGAAGATGACGTTTTGGTGAAGGGATTATATCTTTGTTGTACCTTGTTGTTAGCAGCGGCGTGCTCACGTACCAACTGAATGGATTCTGGTGACACCGTGAGGAAGAATCCAGCAATGTAGTAGAACTTGGCCTTCTCAACTGCCAAGGAAAGGAAAACAAATGTGAAACTATCCAATCTCAGAGTGCAAACTCAAGGTAGGAAAAGATGAGTTTATTATTACCGAGAGCCCAGTTCTCAGGCTTCTTTAGGTGTTCAACCTTGTAGCAATTAGCAGCAGAAAGATTCGCAATAAGAGACCTGAGAGAAAAAAGGAAACATACATCAATACAACTCCCTAGAAGAAAATCTTTTGAAGCTAATAATGATAAGCAGAGAGATAGAGAGTAACCTTTCTCCACCAACAACGCAGACACCGCAAGTTCCTGTACCTGCTGACTCATCTTCATGATAGTGAATCTGCATACAGAACAAAACATCAGTAAATAAAAAGCAGAACCAAGCTAACTCTTAACATTGATAAACAGAAAGCAAAGATTCACTCACATTGACACCAGCAGCTGTGGCATCCTTCTTCATTGCCTCACCGTACTTGTCCTTACCAATGGATCCCATGTAACTGGTTGCCCCAGGGATTTGAAGCATCCACTGTAGTGTGGTATCATTCATTTAGCAAAGAAGTAGTAACTTTACGAGAATAAGGACGTAACCATCATTTTACCTGGGCCACTTTGATTGAGTTCTGTGTAGCACCTGCAAACAATCAAAACGAATATATATCAGAATCAAACAAACACcaaatgtcaaaaaaaaaaaaaaaattaattacctCCAGCAATGTATTCGACAGTGAACTTCTCGCTCATCTCATCgtacctaataaaaaaaaatcacagtcATAACAATCATCAGACTTGTGACAGCATTATAAACTTgtcacataaaaaaaaaatccaaattttattCATGACTTAAATCAAGATTCCATTTATCAAAAGGCTACAAAATTTACTCTTTtgattgtaataaaaaaaagtgttCATCTTTATTTTACTTACATGGGCAAATGTTTGTCTTCAGCGAGAATCGCATTGTTCAACTTGATGTCGTATCTGTAAACCATTACAGaggtaaaaaaacattatatatcatAGCAGTATCGTGAACAATCTGGAAGAGATGGATCTGATCTGAGCTACACTTACTTGTCGAGAAACTCTTGGTCGACGACGGCTGAGACGTCGAGGAGTGGGTTTCCCATTCCCAGGAGGATTCCATCGAAATCAGAGGACGCCATAGATTCAGATCTGGTAAGAGAGACACTTTCTTCAAGTGGGGTTCGGTTCAGACAGTGGAGAGAGTGCGAGACTGTTTATATTCGTCAAAACTCCAAAAACGGCGCGTAGTTTAAGTCCAAAAACAATAAACGCCGCGCAGTCtagattattaaatataattttttcaaaattcataaaaaccggaTCCGGTTGAACCAATCAAGTTACCAACGATTAGAAATAACCGGCCAGATTCAAAATTCTCTCAAATTCAGATCTTAACTAACAAACGACGAAGAGAACGAAAAGGTTGCAGTGTTCGCTCTCTCGAAAAGGTAATCCGATTGCTTCTTCTCCGATCTTGTATTCCGGTGATCGTTGCTCACCCTGATCACTCTTCGATTACGATCTTCAATCGTACTTCGAAATTTCGTTATTGTGATTCAGTGCCTTGTAGAGATCTGTATTATGGAGCTTTGTATCGATCGATTCGTGTTTTCTTTAACTTGAATCTGAGATTTTGATAGGTGTAATCACTCAAAGTCATCTGCTTTTTTGTGTTTGCAGTGGCAATGTCAGGCTTTCACGGGACTAATGTAAGTGTGCATATCCTCATTGAACATTCTTAGCTTGTGACTCTATCTGCTAAAGCCACAATCTTTATCATGATCTGTGGATCTACTTGTGTACATGTTGTTAAGTGCTATTCGTTTGGTTGACGCAGCTACCTGCGGCTGCGTCGgcgtcaatttttttaataaactcttGTTTGTTTCATTGACGCCGGTACTGCGTCTAAACGCTGCGTCCTTGCGTCGATCGCCGAAAAAATTTGCGTCTGTGATTAAAACTGTGTCGGCGTCGGCGTCtacaaaacgaacaacaactatTTTCATTGACGCCGACGCCGACGCCGAAAACTGCGGCAACCAAACTAACATGACTTAGCATATGGTGCCTTTTGTAACAAAAGTTTTGTTGAGCCATAGTTGATTGATGTATATGTTCTTGGATACTGACTGTGCATATTACATTTGAATAAGGATTCATGTCCTTTGGTGAAGAACATTCTGCTTCTAGACTCTGAAGGGAAGCGTGTGGCTGTCAAGTATTACTCTGATGACTGGTCAACTCATGCTGCCAAGTTGAGTTTCGAGAAGCTTGTGTTCTCTAAGACCTCTAAGACCAATGCTCGCACGGAAGGTAAGGCCAAACATATATGATTCATTTAAGCATGCTTATAGATGTGTGTTAAGCTTGGGTTTAACTTTTATGTGCAGCTGAGATCACACTGTTGGACAGTAATATCATTGTCTATAAGTTCGCTCAGGACCTTCACTTCTTTGTTGCTGGAGGGGAAGATGAGAACGAGCTCGTCTTGTCTTCTGTTCTTCAAGGCTTTTTCGATGCTGTTGCACTTCTTCTGAGGTATTTGCTACACTTAAACAATCGAGTATCTCCACTGTTGAAGAATAAACGATCTCAACAATTGAGTTTTGATGCATCTCCCTTTTACTTACCAGGAACAATGTGGAAAAGATGGAAGCTCTTGAGAATTTGGATCTCATCTTTCTCTGCCTGGATGAAATGGTCGATCAGGGGTATGATGCAAGTCTAATATCTTATCCCTCCACGCCTTTGATATGCTGAGTCTTAAGCTTACTGATTGTTTATGGCTTGTGGAATATGTGTTTAAGGGTGGTACTTGAAACGGACCCTAACGTCATTGCGGGGAAAGTAGCAATGCAGAGCACAGAAGCTAGTGGTTCACTCTCTGAACAGGTGATGACACTATGACTAGTACATCATCCTTTATAGTCTCTCATTTAGTTTTGGATAATTTGGGGCTTTGTGTGTTTGCTTAACTTTAAACTTCACATCCCTTTTTACGTTTTGGGATTGCAGACATTAACTCAAGCACTGGCAACAGCTCGGGAGCATCTGGCAAGAAGTCTGCTTACATGAGTTCTCTCATATGCATGCCCACACCTAATCATAATCAGAAGCTTATGAACAAGAACTATGGCGGTCACATGTGCGAATTTTGTTGGGCTCGTAAATGGGCCTCTTACTCTTTTGATTTGAATCAATTATAGTCCTTGTGTTCTTTATCCTTTGGACCCATATTACTCTTTTGATTTGAATCCATCattttgtgaagtctcaagaaaattattataatttgctTGGTccataatttttagttttatatattttaatttagattttaaataaaaaataattctagAAATAATTAACATCACATATTCTAGATTTTAGTCCATGTGTTCTTTATCCTTTGGACCCATtttaataatagttttatatattgccaaataatctaaaatatattgtaaatcatattttatgttaactaatttttgaaattatataaagaataataatgtttgataaattattatttttatatttataaactacatAATATAATGAGCACaactttttctaatttaaattttttaattatatataaaattaaaagtaagtcTAAAGCTAATTATTATCATTTGGTAATGAATAGCGTTTGGCTTCATATGGATTCATTGATGGCACGTGACGCCTTATTGAGGACTTACAGATGAAATTATCGGCTAATGCCATCAAACAACAATAagtaaaatcaaaatcaaaattaaaacattgCATAGGtctaaacatataaattttcatttctctctctctctctctctctctctctctctctctctctaatatcTTTCGagtaaacaaaagataacttgTTATTTATGAGGAATCGACAAGAACTCAGGTGTGTTTGACATAAGTACAACGTAGGTCCATTCCAAGAAGATGTTATTCTGCAAATTATCTTCAAAGATGAATGCATCATCAGAGAACTAGTTAAGAAAATGTTTAGCTAtagtttaatgaaaaaatattctCTTTCACAACTAGTTAGGAAACGGTTTACATGCACAACTTGTTCCATCTCCTTTATCCCcactatatattttgtaatgataACAACATCTTTATTAGGATATAGTACATATTCATATATGAGATTTTCTTAATGAAAGTGTATGCGAGTGGGGGTAGGTATACGATTttatatctctctttttttcttcatttttcatTTCGAATCGCACTACTttgaagatgaaatgttttaaaactgatatattttgactaaaaaaaaactgatacaTACCTGTAAATGAATCATGGTTATAATCTGAAAActtcattttaattaaaactagattttgatccgcccTTTAAAGGGCGggcatattttttatttttttttgagaaatttaatatttatatttgtgttattttttataatcaaatttttatttaatataaaataaattttagtaactatattaaatatgtcaagTTGCATAACTATACATTTGTGCCATATTcatttcagaaattatttttaaactttggTTCTAAAGTTTGCAACATATTAAGTTTTCTTAATAGTTACCtaacataattaataaaaaatatttgtacccAGAAAATCTGACTCGAAATCGACCCCAAAATTCAAAGTCTCATATTCTATTAGACCTATCCTATATACTCAAACGG
The Brassica napus cultivar Da-Ae chromosome A1, Da-Ae, whole genome shotgun sequence DNA segment above includes these coding regions:
- the LOC125585652 gene encoding adenosine kinase 1, which gives rise to MASSDFDGILLGMGNPLLDVSAVVDQEFLDKYDIKLNNAILAEDKHLPMYDEMSEKFTVEYIAGGATQNSIKVAQWMLQIPGATSYMGSIGKDKYGEAMKKDATAAGVNIHYHEDESAGTGTCGVCVVGGERSLIANLSAANCYKVEHLKKPENWALVEKAKFYYIAGFFLTVSPESIQLVREHAAANNKVFTMNLSAPFICEFFKDVQVKCLPYMDYVFGNETEARTFSRVHGWETDDVEQIAIKISQLPKATGTYKRTTVITQGADPVVVAEDGKVKKYPVILLPKEKLVDTNGAGDAFVGGFLSQLVHGKAIEECVRAGCYASNVVIQRSGCTYPEKPDFN
- the LOC106427874 gene encoding coatomer subunit zeta-2 — encoded protein: MSGFHGTNDSCPLVKNILLLDSEGKRVAVKYYSDDWSTHAAKLSFEKLVFSKTSKTNARTEAEITLLDSNIIVYKFAQDLHFFVAGGEDENELVLSSVLQGFFDAVALLLRNNVEKMEALENLDLIFLCLDEMVDQGVVLETDPNVIAGKVAMQSTEASGSLSEQTLTQALATAREHLARSLLT